agcatagCGAAAAAAGAACTCACCAATGATCCATGCgaatttaaattaatcatttGTTTAGAATATTACCTCTTCTTGATGCACAGAACCTTTGCAAATATGAAGAATTAAGCGGTCAATATGttcgtgcctctatggtatccacacaagCATAACCGCTTTTCCACCCGTCTCACGAGCACAAGTAGAGTCTCATATATCCACGTCATAGTGCTAGCTACTATTTAAGTTCAGATCAAACCCTAACTTTTAGAGTTAACACGATCTTATTAGATGAGATCATATTCGTAACCTACTCAACCTCGAAGTCATATCTAATTAGGCATTTCCCCCGTTCTCATGCATATCCATAAAATTAAAATGTGCGCATAAAACTGTGGGCTTCATTGGGTTTGGGTctgttttaaaaactcaaatgcATATTAGAttaaaccattaatccaataagttTAAGATCCAAAACAAATTTTAGACTTAAAACTTAGGCAAGTTTATTTTAGTCatactaaaataaaccaaacttcAAAATCGATGTGCTCTTTGTgtcccaataggttctcgtaccGTTGACAGTGATCTAAAATCTCATTTTAAAAAcacaagcaatgagtgacatctagtaataTATCATGGTTACCTAAGTGATAAGAATGTCGTAGATTCGACATAACATGTCTATGACTATTTTATTATATAACTTAGTTTTTTTGTCTATGGCATCTAGAGATATAGATTGTTCTATCCTCTCATCAATctatatgtttcttgatctctaagtggaTTTAACCAAATAGGCTCAATATCGCATAcacttatttgagcatgaccatcaTTTTAGTAGTCCTTCTTAATCAAGGTGCCCACATACATCACTTCTGTTATATGGAAGGGCcaaattccatctacatcactcacatccctccgcataactcatTGCATATCCGGTGAACGACTTTATAATCGACATTGTTACTGGTGGCGTTGGTTGATactaaagtatacaactccttatataaAGAACTGTAGTGACGTCAGGTCCAAGGACtgtttatactaatagtcactgtGAGAATATTTATTATACTCATATAgcaatccatgaaacattctcatggcgggtcaattcaatacatattctctaatatatactcatatgttaacttgatatctcatatccatgacttgtgagattaagtcattagttaacctacatgctagtctcaatgcattaatattgcctttgtatattaatatttgactaggaataattgaGAAAGTGTTTTATATATCTGTAGTCTCTCTCACAATCAATTCCAATAATTGATATCCTATAAAACAGACCCGACCACTCTAaggcattattatatttattcaacttTTGTCCCCGGGGTTATGATGccgcggtaggacatccaggttgtcacccaggtACCCGTAGTTCGATCCTCATCTATGGTGTATTTGAAggaatttttcttccaaatgggGCGCACAACTAAAAGATGTTGGGCTTCTAGGCTGTCCGCCGCGCGCGCTTCCTGATTTACGCTGGTGGTTGGTGGAAAAATTCCGTGGGACCAAACCGGCCACTCCCAGGGCTAATTAATGAGGTTAACtaggtttattattttttttatatttattcaaCTTTGCACAGatataaagtaaatataataattacaaaatgttacttattattaaaatatgatacaaaagtcttatatcaatcatctcatgattgactcttagggctgACATTAACTGTCCTCTCATGAACACCTTTTACAACAATTTTAGAGGACTCCAAACTCTCTTCTTCCTTTAGTACATGCGTACATGCAGAGACGGATCCATAAAAAGGAGGGTGGGAAGGGTGAGCTAAGTAAAACACTTTTTTACAAAAGAACCAACGTGTAATAAATCTAATAGTGAAAACTTTTTTACAATaggtaataaaaaatttctttggACTAGCAGGACAGCCTTTAAGAAGATTAATCCCTGAGTACATGTGAGTAGCAAGACTTCTGAAGCAATTCCAATAAAATGCGATCAAAGCAATAAAGGTGGAAGAGGTCAAGGGTGACGATGAGGTTGAAGAAGACATTAGTCCTACTTCACCACTGGACACCGCCTAATGAATGTTATAAGAGATTTAACTCAAATTTATTGGTGGTTTTGCATCGTTACCTCAAACTCTAACGTCCTCCTCAAGGCAATAGACTACTCTACAATGTACTTTGGGGGTACTCTCTACCATGATTACTCATTATATGACACCATCTGTGTTCTCGACTACATGACGGTACCTAGATTATGGAGCAACTCTATCATGTTCCCAAACACATGTTGGATGCTATTTTGGTTGCAAAATACTCGCTTCACTCTAATTGGGGATCTCTTCCCTCTAATTGAAGAGGGGAATGCTAAGCCCTTCATCGTCAACACATGTATGTCAACTTAAGAAATCCATATATGCCCTTCAACAAGCTATTTGAGCATGATTTTATTGTTAAGACTGATTCTAATCTCTTCTATACAAATAACACTAGCTCTACAATATATATTCTTATTTATATAAATGGCATTCTAATAAGTGACAATGTTAATGAAGGCATCAACACTCTACTACTTCTCTTAACTATGAAATTTCTTATTGAGGACTTTggcaggtattttttttttttggcattgAGCTCCCTTTGCATTTTAAAAGGATATTTCTCTCTTCAAGTAAACATATTTCTGGGATTCTTaaaagagttaaaaaaaaatggaTGGTACACATTATGCCTCACACAAATTAGTGTTAGTATCATTTCTCTACATTTTCTACTACTGTGACTAATCCTCAAACCTATCAAAGTATTGTTGGAGCACTACAATATATCATAATTACACAACCTAATCTTGCTTTTGTCGTCAACTGTGCTCATTGGTTTATGCGTGCACACCCATTGGCCAACATTAGGAAGATGTTAAAAGAATATGTCATTACCTTAAAGACATTATTTTGCATGGTCTTCTATCATATTGCCACTTAGCAAGTGATATCCATGCTTATAGTGTTTGCTATATTTCTTGAACAAAATCTATCATGACACTCTAAAAACAACCTGTCTTGATCCAATATTGAAGATGAATAAAATTATTGCCAACACAACATTTGAAGTCATTTGGCTTCAAATTTTTTCTCTTTGAGCTACATTTTCCCTCCATTATGGCACCTAAATTTGGCGTGACAATGTTAGTGGCATATCTTGCTGCAAATCTAGGCATGTataaaacatgtggaaattgatttcaCTTTGTTCAGTAATATGTGATGAATCAGCAACTGTTTGTCCCTTATATTTCACACATGATGATATCTTTACCAAACCATTAGTTTAGCCTATTGACAACCAATCTCCACTTTTGCCACCTTTTGTTGGATTTGTAACGTATAATGTTAGCAATATGCAAAGTAGCAGTTGAACAATCAAATTCACAATTGATTCCAATCAATAAGGATGTACCATATCATTCATATTCAGTGCTTACCATCGCTGTTAGCATAATTAGATTGTACACCATAATTGTTGTTTCTTTAATTATGAGATTTTATACCATAAATccatataaataatttatatatacaaGCCTATTCAGCTATAGCGATAACAATGAATTCTATTGTCTTTTTTCTTCTTCGTTCCTTGTTCCTCGTCTTTGTTCCCTCATATTGACCTTGAATTTGCATCACTAAAGTTTAATGTGATTACTTTCACCTACGAAGTTTTAATCAAAAGTAGTTTTAGTCTCCTGGTTGAGCTAGGCTTAAGTACTAAATGGGCAAGAGTATATGGAGAAaggatatattttattattttgttctaAAGTTTTCCTATGAAATGTGTTGTTCAGAGTGATGTTTCTGATTCTATGATCTGATATGCCTTATCTACAGACCATATTGACAAGGAAGAACCATTTAACAGGAATAGAGTACAGAGATGATCCCACAATCTTTGCTTGGGAATTGATGAATGAACCACAATGTGCGTCTGATTCTTCCGGTGACACTCTCCAAGTATGTCCTGTGATATATATGAATTTTATTCAATCTTATGCAATATATAACAAAGGAATAGTGTAAAGGTTTACTTTctgtaagaaaaaaaaagaagatatacAACCTATAAAGAAAATGTTTATAGATATGGATTTGTAATGCTCAGTATTCGATTACAAAAAACTAAATGCTAAAAGAACAACTTATAATATTCATAAAAATTTGCTATTGAATCTTGGTGCTGTCTTCAGTTAATGCCTAATATTTTCATATAGATTTGTATCTATTAGTCATTCCTAGGCTAAAAAATTAAAGGCAAGTGGCCATCAATTTAATCCGCCTTGGAAGAAATGCAATGCCAGACAAAATTGTGATAATTTAGAAAGTTAGCACTCTGTATACATAGAAGGTGAAATATCTATAAGTGTGTTTTTGTTTCTGACACAAGTAGTCCATTCATTTCTATAGGATTTCACATGAATTATTAAGTTTTCAATGCGTAGAATTTCAGATGAATTATTTACTTTTAGATGGGTTGATTTTTAACTTCTAAATGACAATCAAGCGCAACATGACAGTCAGGAAGATCATGTCATGTCAACCCTCATCTGCATATTAAATGTGTAGTCTTGGTGTTTGCATATTTTGCATAATTAGATAAATATTCCGAAATCAGGTTAAACTAATTGCTTTGCAGATGGCAAATACCACTATTGTCTGTGACCAACCAACCAAAATTTCCATCACTACGTAATTCTCTACATATTTCCTGTCATaattttgcaagtgttagttttgCTTAATTCAAGCAATTAAGCTTTGAATTGGTAACTTTAACGGAAACAAATGCAGGAGTGGTTTGAAGACACGTCTGAATTTGTGAAATCAATTGACCATAAGCACCTCTTGACTATTGGACTTGAGGGGTTCTATGGACCGGTAAGTTCGCAAGAGAAGCAAAGTATCAATCCAGGGAAGTGGTATGGCACTCTGGGATCTGACTTCCTAAGCAACTCCAAAATCTCCCATGTCGACTTTGCTTCTGTGCACATATATCCTGATCAATGGTACTTATCTTAACACATGCTCTTGTTTGTAGTTCTTctagaaaactaaactaaattgTTCATGAACGGAAAATGAAAAGATTTCCCATAGCTTGCATGAAGAGCTTGCATAATGGACATATCTTTTGCATCTAATTTGATAGAGCCTCAGAAGGAAGTTTTTTGCTCTTTGTAGGTTGTTGAAAGCAGATTTTAATGAGAAAACCAATTATATTTCTAAATGGGTGACATCACACATTGAAGATGGTGATCGGGAACTGCATAAACCAGTCATGTTCACTGAATTTGGACTCTCCAAAAaatcaaaggattttgaaaactcTCAAAGGGTTACCTTTTACAGATCCATCTTTGACAAAATCTACCAGTCTGCAAAGAAAAATGGAGCTGGAGCAGGGGCCATGATATGGCAATTATTGGTTCCGGGAATGGAAGAATATAGTGATGATTATGGGATCATTCCAGGGCTGACACCTTCGGTTGATAGTTTGTTGAAGGAGCAGTCATGTAGGTTAATGTCATTGAGACTCAAAAAGGATTCATCTGACAGAAGTCCCACAATATGCTAAAGACAATGGTTTATATATAAGCCAGAACAACTCTTTCTGCTACCATTATTTGGATATTCCAAACTAAATAAAAGCAAactttttctttgaatttctgacATTTAGCTTAGACGATTATCTTGTGCTTGATACTGGATGTTTAGTTGGTGATAGTGCTGCTGGATTCTCTTTGTGCTTAGCATTTGATGTTGAGAGATGTGTTGTAAACCCATAGATTGGCTATTATTTTGTCATTCTACACCATCCTTCGTAAAAGACAGTGAGCATGTCTTGCTGGATGATTTTGGACTATTAGTGATTATAAAATTTGCACTCAAACTTTAAGACAGATTGTAGTCATGACAGACAAGATCACAGTCACGATTATGATCCGCAACTTGCCATCAGAACAATATATCATTGGAAACTCCATTGGCATGAAAACAAAGACAAACAATTTCACAAAGGAAGGACTTGTGTTGACACTGTTCTCATTATGGGAAAGAAGATGTTGTATTTTTCTAAATACAAAAGCATACATGATACATAGGCTCTGCTTCCACTGCAGCAATTTGGTTTCAGTTCAAAAAGCTGCCCATTTGTCCAAGAAGAATGGAAGAAGTATCTGTATTTGACATTATCAATTTCCAAATATCCAattctcaaattacattatacATTGTCAATGTCGCAAACAGTAGCTCTTGTTGCAGCAATGATTAAGCTGGAGCTGTATTTGCTTTTCCCTGAATCTTCAATCCCACTCTTACTCGTGAAAAGTGTAAGAAACAGAGTCATTCATTACTTTTCTAATTATTTAAGTTTCCCATAGACTCTACCTCCCAAAATGATTCCATTTCTCTTCACTGTTCATATTATATTCAGAGTCGGTCTCATTTTCATTGAAAACAAGGCCCCATATTAGTTGGATCTTGTAGGAAAGAAACATCAGGGTATGCTTCACCTGTATGTATATTCATCTACAAAGAAGTACTGCCTGCATGTAATGTCATGGGCTGCTCTGTATTCGGCTGTACCCATTTACATCAAAAAGTTATTGCAAGAAGGCAACTGCCCTGTTCACTAAAGTGGCACCTGTTCATGCTACTGTACTGACTGGACAAAACTATTCACAGTCTACGGAtccctaaaaaaaattaaattatgtaaAAGAAATGACTTGTCAAAAAGACAACTTTTTGTGCCTTGAGATCACATCGAGGCCAGTGTGTCTGTGTCCTACATTCTACGACTCCTTTGATGCATGGATCGATGCATGCAGGCATGCAAGCGAGCATGGAGTCGGCAGCCGTACGAAGGAAGGACATGAGGATAACTCTTCTATTTCGACGTCTCACCTGCCAATTCATGCTCACTCGCGCTCGGCATCCATGCCACCTACCAAAAGCTCGACGTCAACTGCATGCAGATCCTCCCTCAATCGGCTGCTATTCCTTTGAGTAAGTCGGATCTAATTAACTATCTGTCATCCTCGCTCAAACAGTTTCAGATTGACGGAGAGTGTGAAGGAAAGGGATTGAATGTTGTTGGAATACACACTTAATTACGTTGGACTGGTGGTTGTTGGATCTCTGGAGAACTATTATGGCAATAATTCTGCAGAGGGAATTGAATGTGCAGGATAGAGTTTCAGAAATTATGTATCGTACAAAGTCATGTTACAAGTCAACTTCGCTTTAGGGCGATTCTTCTAATTGTGTATCTTTAATAAGCTTAGTTGGTTATAGATGTTGGAAATCAAACAATATGTAGTCAGAATTTTACAGGAAATTAATCGAATCTAAATattcgaattaaattcaactcacagttaaaatgacctgagcagataatctcaggctgtcagCAAGGGCTGATTTTCTGACCTCAGAGTATGAGCAATCAAAGCATCCGAGCAGACTGAAGGACAGACAGGCAGAGTGGGAGACCGGTCGGGCGGATCAGAAGGGCGAGTGGCCGACCCAGCAGATGAAGAGTCCAACCGAGCGGACAAACAGAGCAacggaccgaggcctgcgatcgacgcagtttccttgaaacagattcgtcccatctccgactgtgcttcgaggttttctcagatcgtctgtttcccaggatacaacggcaaaACCACGAACGCAACCAAACACTGGTTGTTcatggcgaactgagaatgcacctgagtgctatcacaaGTAGTTTAGCAGAGaggatgcacgactgagagaaaagaatcggggaacaaaggtggaggaattctcttgcttttgcttcgctttgctcaagatccagccttcttatataggagctctcatcttgcctgcaataaataatcaaattatgatcatttaatgctgagtttaatttcgtcattaatggatttaatgtcttcattaatggatttaatgtcttcattaatggatttaatgtcttcattaatgtcggCCATTAATACTGAGAtgttacgaaatcaccattaatgagtttaatgccgccattaatgtcgagacagaatcaacattaatttcacattaatgcttccattacacccttgagcaagattcaagtggcaatatgttggttcattcttttgggtaaattttGCCTCAACCGGTCCGGCATTCAACATTCGCAAGTCAtgctcgcgcacgagtcaacctTAGTTCAGTACAATCCGGACCCTGGATTTACACCCACCCCTacgcactcacgcgtgagagagtctctccccatgcatatgtttacaatgcatgtgtcataatttaaaccaacaataaagccaagatacttctaatgtgggactaaactcatgcacaatagagtctcttcgtctccacctctttattccattcacatttccaacaataGAACGTACATAATACAAAGCACATCCATGTGAATTCTAATTACGCATTTAGAGTAAAAAGACAACTCTTGATGTATAAAATTCCTTTGTGTATCTCAGCAGTATCCATACAAGCATACAATCATCGTTCGTGTCTCATGAGCACAATTGGAGAATCCCAAAATCATACATTTACTAACTACCATTGATCAAATTCTAACTTTTAGGATTATCTTATCAGATAGGATAGGTCTTATCTAATAAGACAAATAAAATATGATCAAGTCTTATCTAATAAGACTTTATCTAATAACATGGTCAAATCTTATCTACTAAGAAATTATCTAATAATATGAGCTTCATTTGAtttggatttatttaaaaaactcaaataaatattagattaaccattaatccaataagttTAAGATCAAATTAGATTAACCTAGTAATCCAATAAAATCTAATTAGATTAATGTGTGACTTTAATTGTATTCACAACAATCTTCTCCTTAAATGAAAGATCACTATTAATCTAACATGTTTAAGATCTGaaactaattttaaatttaaaacttagactCACTTTATTTGATAATACAATCAAAGCCCCAAAttgaaaatacataaaaaaaaaaatatcatgattttgaaagatgaaaaatatctccattagaATAAAGTATTTTGAGTAGagcctaaaaataaatatatgagaGTTTAGGTCCAAAGGGAGCAATATCATATTATTGTGAAGATATACAAATTCTTTTAatcataacaagtggtatcaaagtcatgGTCCAGATCGGAAACCATGTGAGGTGACTTTAAATGAAGTTAAGGAGAGGTCCAAGCAAGTCAAGAGTAACTGGATATTTGCGAGGATACTCAAAGTCAATTAAAAGTACTAGATGCTTGTAGAGAGGTCCAAAGCAGGTCAAGAGTAATTGAATGTTTGAAACTGACTAGATGATTGAGAGGGGGGGAGAGGTTCtgaccatgagagtaatggtgATCTTAATTTAAGGAGAGGATTATTAGAAATATGTACAATTAAAGtctcacattaaaaatacatagaaaatatcatgagtttacaacaacacaacaacaaaaacaacaaccagcctttatcccactaagtgaggtcgattgtatgaatccttttacgccattgaggtTCTATTTCCAACTATagcatcatctatatttaaataaatttttttttgttttattgttgctaaccaagtttttttttgtcttcctctttttcgtttgatatgcatgtttatcatagtttcacattgtctacctagagcatttattggtcatctaagtgcatggttgtaccatcttaaacttgtctctcagagtttttcctAGGCCTATTTAACCGGTCGGTTAACCGGTTTATCGGTTCCGGTTAATTCTGGTTTACCATGGTTTATTTAAAACCGGTTAACCGACCGACATCTTACCAGTCCTACCGGTTCCAGTTGAACTGGTTCCGGTCGGTTAATCGGTTCCAACCGAGAACCGGTAAAGACTATTGGGTTTGGGTAAGTGTACTTAGTGAAGTGGGTTAACCGGTTGTCGAGTTAACTGGTTCGACAGGGCGTCCTTGTAGTCAAAGGCGGATGCCGTAACCAATAGGAACACGAAGACAACCGCTTTAATCCGTCATCTAAAGTTCATATTTTCCGATCGCCAATCGCCAGATCGTCTCCTGGAGCTTGAAAATGCCAAATCCTTTGTCATGGATGGTTGACGAGTGGGTATATATGTGTAAACAGGGATCGAAAGGTCAAGGAACCCACCTAATTAAGAGAGCAAATAGAATTAGAAAATATGTGTTTTATGGTGTCGACATTGACCAATTCAAATCAATGTGATCAAAGTAAAGTATGGTGGTTGATAATTGACGGGATCAACAGACAACAGGTGCCATCGACGACGGAGATCGAGGAGGAGTTGGTGAGTGAGTTGGTGTCATCTGACGATGAAACTATCGTGCGGCGTACGCGAAGAGAGGAAACAGGAGGAATTGGAAGAGGTGACATGGAGAGGAGGGAGGAAGGAAGGTTGAAGACGACTCCCTCCTAGTTTTATTGGTTTACCGGTTAAAtcgataaaaaaaaatccaaaatcgaGAATTAACCGGTAAATCGGTAAAAACCGATTAACCGGAACCGGTTAAAACCAATTAACCGATTAACCGGTAAAACGAAACCGGTAAGCTACCGGTTTCGGTCCAATTTTTTATTTACCGATTTTTTTGCACAGCCctagtttttcctcaatagatgcaactctgactttctctctaatgctctcatttcttattttgctcATCCTCATATGCccacacatctaccttaacatcctcatctctacaactctcatcttctactcatgtgctcgagtcatagcccaacattcagctccatatagcaTAGCAGGTCTAATTACGGTTTTATAAAACTTAccttaagtttaagaggtactttacggtcacataaacatttgacgctcccctccatttcaactATTCTggttgtattctatgtaagacatctctctcaattcctctatcattttgcaaaaaaatgatcctaaatattcaAATCTCTCGGTTCTGGGCAACtcacgtcctctcctatcttaacaattgtctcattacttttattatttctaaacttaaattcaccatatattctatctttaatctactaagcttaaaacttttcccttctagtgtttcccgccaagattctagtttagcatttactccttcacatgtttcatctaccaaaataatattatctacAAACAATATGCACCATGGTATTGTGTTTTGAATATACGcaatgagttcgtccataattagtgtaaaaagatagggacttagagctgatccttgatgtaactctatctatattgaaaatgcttcaattactccgcttgaagtctttactatggtcgttacatccttgtgcatatccttaattagttcaatatatgttacgctaacacatatcttttctagaattctccatataatttctcttgggactctattataaactttttctaagtcaataaatatcatgtgtagatcttgtttttgctcccaatatttttcaattaattgtctaagaagatgtatagcttctattgtcaaccttccaggcataaacccaaattaatttttggtcactgtgattttcttaatcttttttctattactttttcccaaagtttcatagtataactcattagtttaatgcctctatagtttgtacaattttgtacaTCTTCCTTATTCTTATACAAGGGAATtcgagtacttatcctccattgatcaggtatttttttcattttcaatatcatgttaaataattttataagtcattcaataccttatttccctagccattgttggaggatcggtggccgctagagggggggggggggggggtgaatagcgtctcacccaaatcgatggcttcctacgtattcgttagtgcgcaagcggaataatacaatacaaattacgaatgcaaaagctaaagataaagaaaagaacaagcaaaccaatgcacgtcaatgtaacgtggttcggagatgatgctcctactccacggctgtccgtaaggtggacgatccctcaatccgtcgatggattagtccccggaaactccggctagcttaaaccgctccttgtgggtagagaaacctcaccacaacttcaaccaagaacacttggacacaagagatccttgagcactttggtgactactaattaggttttaaccaagtctaatttcgtcaccttggccggccatcccaagctccttcttatagagcttggagcaaatcagtaagctgatttgcccgttaccagtcgactggtccttgcactacaagaaaatcctcattcaacaacactcaaacgacaacgattTTATACCAAACTGTTGTTTTTTTACCTtttgacaacggttttaacaaaaaccgttgtcttttagcaatttttttgacctacaacaacggtttttaaaaaccgttgtctatttatgtttttttgggactacgacaacgatttttaaaggctacgacaacggtttttgaaaaccgttgttatgtgcgctttttttgggggttacgacaacggtttttaaaaaccgttgtctattaagtgttgttgaataccatATTTTTTTCCCTCACCATTTTTTTTCCCTTCGTCATTTTTTACCACCgagtttttctttccctctccccgaaattttttgccgccgattccgcccctttaccttctcgatccctaagcATTTCTGTCCAACCTACGATCTCTTCATCTACTTCACGTTTTTCTTTCTTGATCTCTTCTCGATCCCACCTCGCTGCCACCAAAATCCACCCAACTCCCCCGACGAGCTCtttttcatcttgtaagaggaaggcAGAATGAATCTGCGCTTCTTTTGTTttctcctcttcttcatcctGGAAGAGGATGTGAAGGGCTTAGGGTGTCTCAGATCTCAGCGGTGACTCGTCTCCTTGCTTGTGCTTGGTCCCTCTTCGCCAAAACCTCTTCCCTCCTCGTTGGTCTTCTTCCTCGTCCGAAGGGTGTCGTGATCGGTGTGTGATGACGACAGGTGAGGCGGCGGCATCTCCGAAGGTGGGCATCGCATTCTCCAACCGCCTCCGGCACGTGGAATCCTTGTCCCTGCACCCCTCGGGCGCTGGTTAGATCTCACACCTTAACGCTGTCATCCTTGGTGAGCCCCTAGAATGAG
This region of Zingiber officinale cultivar Zhangliang chromosome 9A, Zo_v1.1, whole genome shotgun sequence genomic DNA includes:
- the LOC122020567 gene encoding mannan endo-1,4-beta-mannosidase 2-like codes for the protein MQENGLFLHSAELDRCELTVAPPAATMSPGRQGGGGGWLKHFPGLSRMRSGSVLTYPLIGVAFFVAFVYFSFGDFKPSPGLAEMSFVERKGTQFVVDGRAFYVNGWNSYWMLDQAAEEFSKSRVTEMFQIGAKMGMTVCRTWAFNDGTYHALQVSLGIFDERVFRALDWVIVEARRHGIRLLLSLVNNLQHYGGKTQYVKWAWDEGIGLSSSNDSFFFDPTIRKYFKIYLKTILTRKNHLTGIEYRDDPTIFAWELMNEPQCASDSSGDTLQEWFEDTSEFVKSIDHKHLLTIGLEGFYGPVSSQEKQSINPGKWYGTLGSDFLSNSKISHVDFASVHIYPDQWLLKADFNEKTNYISKWVTSHIEDGDRELHKPVMFTEFGLSKKSKDFENSQRVTFYRSIFDKIYQSAKKNGAGAGAMIWQLLVPGMEEYSDDYGIIPGLTPSVDSLLKEQSCRLMSLRLKKDSSDRSPTIC